From the genome of Cedecea lapagei, one region includes:
- the potA gene encoding spermidine/putrescine ABC transporter ATP-binding protein PotA has protein sequence MGQRKKLNKVQRSHSMLVNLAGVAKSFDGKSVISDFSLTINHGEFLTLLGPSGCGKTTVLRLIAGLENVDAGQITLDNQDITHVPAEHRHVNTVFQSYALFPHMTVFENVAFGLRMQKTPAAEITPRVTEALKMVQLEEFARRKPNQLSGGQQQRVAIARAVVNKPRLLLLDESLSALDYKLRKQMQNELKALQRKLGITFVFVTHDQEEALTMSDRIVVMRDGKIEQDGTPREIYEEPKNLFVASFIGEINIFDATVLERIDEQRVLANVEGRECHIFVNQPVSIGQHLNVLLRPEDLRVEEINDAREVDGLIGYVRERNYKGMTLESTVELENGKMVMVSEFFNEDDPDFDHTLDQKMAVTWVESWEVVLADEELA, from the coding sequence ATGGGACAGCGTAAAAAATTGAATAAAGTGCAACGTTCGCACTCCATGCTGGTCAACCTGGCGGGAGTTGCTAAGAGCTTTGATGGTAAATCTGTAATTTCTGACTTCTCTCTCACCATTAATCATGGTGAATTCCTTACGCTGCTTGGCCCTTCCGGCTGCGGCAAAACTACCGTACTGCGCCTTATTGCCGGGCTCGAAAACGTCGATGCCGGGCAGATCACGCTCGATAATCAGGACATCACCCACGTGCCTGCCGAGCATCGCCACGTGAATACCGTGTTCCAGAGCTACGCACTGTTTCCGCACATGACGGTGTTTGAAAACGTCGCCTTTGGCCTGCGGATGCAGAAAACACCTGCGGCTGAAATCACGCCGCGCGTGACCGAGGCGCTGAAAATGGTGCAGCTGGAAGAGTTTGCCCGGCGCAAGCCGAACCAGCTTTCCGGCGGCCAACAGCAGCGCGTGGCAATTGCTCGCGCGGTGGTGAACAAGCCTCGTCTGCTGCTGCTCGATGAGTCGCTGTCGGCGCTGGACTACAAGCTGCGCAAGCAGATGCAGAACGAACTTAAAGCCCTGCAGCGCAAGCTGGGCATTACGTTTGTGTTTGTCACGCACGACCAGGAAGAGGCCCTCACCATGTCCGACCGCATCGTGGTGATGCGCGACGGCAAGATTGAGCAGGACGGTACGCCGCGAGAAATATACGAAGAGCCAAAGAACCTGTTTGTTGCCAGCTTTATCGGCGAGATCAATATCTTCGACGCGACGGTGCTCGAGCGCATCGACGAGCAGCGCGTACTGGCGAACGTGGAAGGCCGGGAATGCCATATCTTCGTCAATCAGCCGGTGAGCATCGGGCAGCATCTGAACGTTCTGCTGCGCCCGGAAGATTTGCGCGTGGAAGAGATCAACGACGCCCGCGAAGTCGACGGGCTGATTGGCTACGTGCGCGAACGCAACTATAAAGGCATGACGCTGGAGTCTACCGTCGAGCTGGAAAACGGCAAGATGGTAATGGTGAGCGAGTTCTTTAACGAAGACGACCCGGACTTCGACCATACGCTTGATCAGAAAATGGCGGTGACCTGGGTAGAAAGCTGGGAGGTTGTGCTGGCAGATGAAGAGCTCGCGTAA
- the potB gene encoding spermidine/putrescine ABC transporter permease PotB produces MKSSRKFQNVVIATVVGWLLLFVFLPNLMIIVTSFLTRDNDNFVSMVFTLDNYTRLADPLYAQVLLHSLNMAAIATLACLVLGYPFAWFLARLPEKVRPLLLFLLIVPFWTNSLIRIYGLKIFLSTKGYLNECLLWLGLIDTPIRIMFTPSAVIIGLVYILLPFMVMPLYSSIEKLDKPLLEAARDLGASKLQTFVRIILPLTMPGIVAGCLLVMLPAMGLFYVSDLMGGAKNLLIGNVIKSQFLNIRDWPFGAATSITLTLVMGLMLLVYWRAARLLNKKVELE; encoded by the coding sequence ATGAAGAGCTCGCGTAAATTCCAGAATGTGGTAATTGCCACCGTGGTGGGCTGGCTGCTGCTGTTTGTCTTCCTGCCCAACCTGATGATCATCGTCACCAGCTTCCTGACCCGCGATAACGATAACTTCGTGAGCATGGTCTTTACGCTGGATAACTACACCCGGCTGGCCGACCCGCTGTACGCCCAGGTGCTGCTGCACTCGCTGAACATGGCGGCGATAGCCACGCTCGCCTGCCTGGTGCTCGGCTACCCTTTTGCCTGGTTTCTGGCGCGCCTGCCGGAGAAAGTGCGCCCGCTGCTGCTGTTCCTGCTGATTGTGCCGTTCTGGACCAACTCGCTGATCCGTATCTACGGGCTGAAGATCTTCCTCAGCACTAAGGGCTACCTTAACGAGTGCCTGCTGTGGCTGGGGCTGATCGACACGCCGATCCGCATCATGTTCACTCCGAGCGCGGTGATTATCGGCCTGGTCTATATCCTGCTGCCGTTTATGGTGATGCCGCTTTACTCCAGCATTGAGAAACTGGACAAGCCGCTGCTTGAGGCGGCGCGGGATCTCGGGGCCAGCAAACTGCAAACCTTTGTGCGCATTATTCTGCCGCTGACCATGCCGGGGATTGTCGCCGGCTGCCTGCTGGTGATGCTGCCCGCAATGGGGCTGTTCTACGTGTCAGACTTGATGGGCGGCGCGAAGAACCTGCTGATTGGCAACGTGATTAAGAGCCAGTTCCTCAACATCCGCGACTGGCCGTTCGGCGCGGCAACCAGCATTACGCTGACGCTGGTGATGGGCCTGATGCTGCTGGTGTACTGGCGCGCGGCGCGCCTGCTGAATAAAAAGGTGGAACTGGAATGA
- the potC gene encoding spermidine/putrescine ABC transporter permease PotC: MIGRLLRGGFMSAIYAFLYIPIIILIVNSFNSSRFGINWQGFTTNWYSLLMNNDSLLQAAKHSLTMAVFSASAATLIGSLTAVALYRYRFRGKPFVSGMLFVVMMSPDIVMAISLLVLFMLLGVSLGFWSLLFSHITFCLPFVVVTVYSRLKGFDVKMLEAARDLGASELTILRKIILPLAMPAVAAGWLLSFTLSMDDVVVSSFVTGPSYEILPLKIYSMVKVGVSPEVNALATILLLLSLAMVIASQLILRDKTKPQGTLK; encoded by the coding sequence ATGATCGGACGCCTGCTTCGCGGCGGCTTTATGTCCGCCATTTACGCTTTTTTATACATTCCGATCATCATCCTGATCGTGAACTCGTTTAACAGCTCGCGCTTCGGCATTAACTGGCAAGGCTTCACCACCAACTGGTACAGCCTGCTGATGAACAACGACAGCCTGCTGCAGGCCGCAAAGCATTCGCTGACGATGGCGGTGTTTTCCGCCAGCGCAGCCACGCTTATCGGCTCGCTTACCGCCGTGGCGCTCTACCGCTATCGCTTTCGCGGCAAACCGTTCGTCAGCGGCATGCTGTTTGTGGTGATGATGTCGCCGGACATCGTAATGGCTATTTCGCTGCTGGTGCTGTTTATGCTGCTGGGGGTGTCGCTCGGCTTCTGGTCGCTGCTGTTTTCCCACATCACCTTTTGCCTGCCGTTTGTGGTGGTTACCGTCTACTCCCGCCTGAAAGGGTTTGACGTCAAGATGCTGGAAGCGGCGCGTGATCTGGGCGCCAGCGAGCTGACCATTCTGCGCAAGATTATTCTGCCGCTGGCGATGCCTGCAGTGGCTGCTGGCTGGCTGCTAAGCTTTACCTTGTCGATGGACGATGTGGTTGTTTCTTCGTTCGTCACCGGGCCGAGCTACGAGATCCTGCCGCTAAAAATTTACTCGATGGTCAAGGTCGGCGTTTCGCCGGAAGTGAACGCCCTGGCCACCATTCTGCTGTTACTTTCGCTGGCTATGGTGATCGCCAGCCAGCTGATCCTTCGCGATAAAACCAAACCTCAGGGGACGTTAAAATGA
- the potD gene encoding spermidine/putrescine ABC transporter substrate-binding protein PotD, giving the protein MKKWPRHLLAAGALALGIGAAHADDSKTLYFYNWTEYVPPGLLEQFTKETGIKVIYSTYESNETMYAKLKTYKDGAYDLVVPSTYFVAKMRKEGMIQKIDKSKLSNFKNLDPEMLNKPFDPNNDYSIPYIWGATAIGVNSEAIDPKSITSWADLWKPEYKQSLLLTDDAREVFQMALRKLGLSGNTTDPKEIEAAYHELQKLMPNVAAFNSDNPANPYMEGEVNLGMVWNGSAYVARQAGTPLEIVWPKEGGIFWMDNLSIPANAKNVDGALKLINFLLRPDVAKQVAETIGYPTPNLEARKLLPKNVAEDKSLYPDAEVIKAGEWQNDVGDASALYESYYQRLKAGR; this is encoded by the coding sequence ATGAAAAAATGGCCACGCCACCTGCTTGCTGCGGGCGCTCTGGCGCTTGGCATCGGCGCCGCTCATGCCGACGACAGCAAGACGCTCTATTTCTACAACTGGACCGAGTACGTGCCGCCGGGCCTGCTGGAGCAGTTCACCAAAGAGACCGGTATCAAGGTGATTTATTCGACCTACGAGTCGAACGAAACCATGTACGCCAAGCTCAAGACCTACAAAGACGGCGCGTACGATCTGGTGGTGCCATCCACCTACTTTGTGGCGAAGATGCGCAAAGAAGGGATGATCCAGAAGATCGACAAGAGCAAGCTCAGCAACTTTAAGAATCTCGACCCGGAGATGCTGAACAAGCCGTTTGACCCGAATAACGACTACTCCATCCCGTATATCTGGGGCGCCACGGCGATTGGCGTCAACAGCGAAGCTATCGATCCGAAAAGCATCACCAGCTGGGCCGACCTGTGGAAGCCGGAGTACAAACAAAGCCTGCTGCTGACCGACGACGCGCGCGAAGTGTTCCAGATGGCACTGCGCAAGCTTGGCCTGTCCGGCAACACCACCGACCCGAAAGAGATCGAGGCCGCCTACCACGAGCTGCAAAAGCTGATGCCCAACGTGGCGGCGTTTAACTCCGACAACCCGGCTAACCCTTATATGGAAGGCGAAGTGAACCTCGGCATGGTGTGGAACGGCTCGGCGTACGTGGCTCGCCAGGCAGGCACGCCGCTGGAGATTGTCTGGCCGAAGGAAGGCGGGATTTTCTGGATGGATAACCTGTCGATTCCGGCCAACGCGAAGAACGTCGACGGCGCGCTGAAGCTGATCAACTTCCTGCTGCGCCCGGACGTGGCTAAGCAGGTGGCGGAAACCATCGGCTACCCGACGCCAAACCTCGAAGCCCGCAAGCTGCTGCCGAAGAACGTGGCGGAAGATAAGTCGCTGTACCCGGATGCAGAGGTGATTAAAGCTGGTGAGTGGCAGAACGACGTGGGTGACGCGAGCGCGCTGTATGAGTCTTATTATCAGCGACTGAAGGCGGGGCGGTGA
- the cobB gene encoding Sir2 family NAD+-dependent deacetylase produces the protein MLSRRQHRLSRFRKNKRLLRQRLRQRIFFRDRLGPEVMEKPRVVVLTGAGISAESGIRTFRAADGLWEEHRVEDVATPEGFARDPALVQRFYNERRRQLQQPEVQPNAAHVALATLEEALGDHFVLVTQNIDNLHERAGSKNVIHMHGELLKVRCASSGQVLDWTGDITAEDRCHCCQISSVLRPHIVWFGEMPLGMDEIYQAIATADYFIAIGTSGHVYPAAGFVHEARLQGAHTVELNLEPSQVGSEFEEKHYGLASQVVPEFVDRLLKGL, from the coding sequence ATGCTTTCTCGTCGTCAACACCGGCTTAGCCGGTTTCGGAAGAACAAGCGCCTGCTGCGCCAACGTTTGCGTCAGCGTATCTTTTTCAGAGACAGGTTGGGACCGGAAGTAATGGAAAAACCAAGAGTGGTAGTACTCACCGGCGCGGGGATCTCCGCTGAATCCGGCATTCGTACATTCAGAGCCGCCGACGGGCTGTGGGAAGAGCACCGCGTCGAAGACGTGGCGACGCCGGAAGGCTTTGCTCGTGACCCGGCGCTGGTGCAGCGTTTCTACAACGAACGCCGCCGCCAGCTTCAGCAGCCGGAGGTGCAGCCTAACGCTGCGCACGTGGCGCTGGCAACACTGGAAGAGGCGCTGGGGGATCACTTCGTGCTGGTTACCCAGAATATCGATAACCTCCACGAGCGTGCTGGCAGCAAAAACGTCATTCACATGCACGGTGAGCTGCTGAAGGTTCGCTGCGCCAGCAGCGGCCAGGTGCTGGACTGGACGGGGGATATCACCGCCGAAGACCGCTGCCACTGCTGCCAGATCTCTTCCGTGCTGCGCCCGCATATCGTCTGGTTTGGCGAAATGCCGCTGGGCATGGATGAGATTTATCAGGCTATTGCCACCGCTGACTACTTTATCGCTATCGGTACCTCCGGCCACGTTTACCCGGCCGCGGGCTTTGTTCACGAGGCGCGTCTGCAGGGGGCGCATACCGTAGAGCTGAATCTGGAGCCAAGCCAGGTCGGCAGCGAGTTTGAAGAGAAGCATTACGGCCTGGCGAGCCAGGTGGTGCCGGAGTTTGTGGACAGGCTTTTGAAGGGGTTGTAG
- the nagK gene encoding N-acetylglucosamine kinase, translating into MYYGFDIGGTKIALGVYDRQRRLLWEARVATPHDSYENFLDAVVGLVAQADEKFNCRGSVGIGIPGMPETDDGTLYAANVPAASGKPLRADLSAMLERDVRIDNDANCFTLSEAWDDEFLNYPVVMGLILGTGVGGGIIINGKSVTGRSYITGEFGHTRLPVDALEILGRDIPFTRCGCGKNGCIENYLSGRGFAWLWKHFYGEPLEAKEIISRYRQGDEQAIEHVDRFLELLAACLGNLLTSIDPHLVVIGGGLSNFSDIYAQLPERLPKYLLPVAAVPRIEQARHGDAGGMRGAAFLHYTE; encoded by the coding sequence ATGTATTACGGATTCGATATCGGCGGCACTAAGATTGCACTCGGCGTTTATGACCGGCAGCGGCGTTTACTATGGGAAGCCCGGGTTGCTACTCCTCACGACAGTTATGAAAATTTCCTCGACGCGGTGGTCGGGCTGGTGGCGCAGGCCGACGAGAAGTTTAACTGCCGAGGCTCCGTAGGCATTGGTATTCCCGGTATGCCGGAAACCGATGACGGCACGCTTTACGCCGCTAACGTTCCTGCCGCCAGCGGCAAGCCGCTCCGCGCAGACCTCAGCGCCATGCTCGAGCGCGACGTGCGCATCGACAACGACGCCAACTGCTTTACGCTCTCCGAAGCCTGGGACGACGAATTTCTCAACTATCCGGTGGTGATGGGGCTGATCCTCGGCACGGGCGTCGGCGGCGGGATTATCATTAACGGCAAATCGGTTACTGGCCGCAGCTACATTACCGGGGAATTCGGCCACACTCGCCTGCCGGTGGACGCGCTGGAAATCCTCGGGCGCGACATTCCCTTCACCCGCTGCGGCTGCGGTAAAAACGGCTGTATCGAGAACTACCTCTCCGGGCGCGGTTTTGCCTGGCTGTGGAAGCATTTCTATGGAGAGCCGCTGGAGGCGAAAGAGATTATCTCTCGCTACCGCCAGGGTGACGAGCAGGCCATCGAGCACGTTGACCGTTTCCTTGAGCTGCTGGCGGCCTGCCTTGGTAATTTATTGACCTCAATTGACCCTCATCTGGTGGTGATTGGCGGAGGATTGTCTAACTTTAGCGATATCTACGCCCAGCTGCCGGAGCGCCTGCCGAAATATCTGCTGCCGGTTGCTGCGGTGCCGCGAATTGAACAGGCACGCCACGGTGACGCAGGCGGTATGCGTGGCGCTGCATTCCTCCACTACACGGAGTAA
- the lolE gene encoding lipoprotein-releasing ABC transporter permease subunit LolE, whose protein sequence is MASPLSLLIGLRFSRGRRRSGMVSLISVISTLGIALGVAVLIVGLSAMNGFERELKNRILAVVPHGDIEPMNQPFANWQRALPEVEGVKGIVAAAPYIRFTGLVESGANLRAIEVKGVDPVQETQLSALPQYVQNNAWANFKAGQQQIIMGKGVADALKVKQGDWVSIMIPNNDGGTKLMQPKRVRLQIAGILALSGQLDHSLAMVPLQDAQGYLDMGDSVTGISIKVNDVFNARQLVRDAGLATNSYVRISSWIDTYGYMYRDIQMIRAIMYLAMVLVIGVACFNIVSTLVMAVKDKSSDIAVLRTLGAKDGLIRAIFVWYGLLAGLLGSVSGVVVGVLASWQLTNIIGVIEKLIGHHFLSGDIYFIDFLPSELHWQDVVYVLVTALVLSLLASWYPARRASNIDPARVLSGQ, encoded by the coding sequence ATGGCTTCGCCCCTGTCTTTATTGATTGGCCTGCGGTTTAGTCGCGGGCGACGCCGCAGCGGCATGGTTTCGCTGATTTCGGTGATCTCCACGCTCGGTATCGCGCTGGGCGTGGCGGTGCTGATCGTCGGCCTGAGCGCGATGAACGGCTTCGAGCGCGAGCTGAAAAACCGCATTCTCGCCGTGGTTCCCCACGGTGACATAGAGCCGATGAACCAGCCCTTTGCAAACTGGCAGCGGGCGTTACCCGAAGTCGAGGGCGTGAAAGGCATTGTGGCCGCCGCGCCGTATATTCGTTTTACCGGGCTGGTGGAAAGCGGGGCAAATCTGCGCGCCATTGAGGTAAAAGGCGTCGATCCGGTTCAGGAAACGCAGCTGAGCGCGTTGCCACAATATGTGCAGAATAATGCCTGGGCGAACTTTAAGGCCGGGCAGCAGCAAATCATCATGGGTAAAGGCGTGGCGGACGCGCTCAAGGTGAAGCAGGGCGACTGGGTATCGATCATGATCCCCAATAACGACGGCGGCACTAAGCTGATGCAGCCCAAGCGCGTCAGGTTACAAATTGCCGGTATTCTCGCGTTGAGCGGCCAGCTCGATCACAGCCTGGCGATGGTGCCGCTGCAGGACGCTCAGGGCTATCTGGATATGGGGGACAGCGTTACCGGCATCTCCATCAAGGTTAACGACGTCTTTAACGCCCGGCAGCTGGTGCGCGACGCGGGGCTGGCAACCAACTCCTACGTGCGCATCAGCAGCTGGATTGATACCTACGGCTATATGTACCGCGACATTCAGATGATCCGCGCCATCATGTACCTTGCGATGGTGCTGGTGATTGGCGTGGCCTGCTTCAACATCGTCTCCACGCTGGTGATGGCGGTGAAAGACAAGAGCAGCGACATCGCTGTGCTGCGAACGTTGGGGGCTAAAGACGGCCTGATTCGCGCTATCTTTGTCTGGTACGGGCTGCTGGCCGGGCTGCTGGGCAGCGTCAGCGGCGTAGTGGTCGGCGTGCTGGCCTCATGGCAGCTGACCAACATCATTGGCGTAATTGAAAAGCTCATCGGGCACCATTTCCTGTCCGGTGATATTTATTTCATTGATTTCTTACCTTCTGAGCTGCACTGGCAGGACGTGGTTTACGTCCTGGTGACGGCGCTGGTTCTTAGCCTTCTGGCAAGCTGGTACCCGGCACGGCGCGCAAGCAACATCGATCCGGCAAGGGTGCTAAGCGGACAATAA
- the lolD gene encoding lipoprotein-releasing ABC transporter ATP-binding protein LolD, giving the protein MSNSVLLQCDNLCKRYQEGKVQTDVLHDVSFSINAGELMAIVGSSGSGKSTLLHLLGGLDTPTSGDVVFNGQAMSKLSSAAKAELRNRELGFIYQFHHLLPDFTALENVAMPLLIGKKKQEEVQQRALEMLAAVGLDHRSNHRPSELSGGERQRVAIARALVNNPRLVLADEPTGNLDARNADSIFELLGELNVRQGTAFLVVTHDLQLAKRMSRQLEMRDGRLTHELTLMGAQ; this is encoded by the coding sequence ATGAGTAATTCTGTCCTGTTGCAGTGTGACAACCTGTGCAAACGCTATCAGGAAGGCAAGGTGCAAACGGATGTGCTGCACGATGTCAGCTTCAGCATCAACGCGGGCGAACTGATGGCGATAGTCGGCAGCTCCGGCTCCGGCAAAAGTACCTTGCTGCACCTGCTGGGCGGGCTGGACACGCCAACCTCCGGCGACGTGGTGTTCAACGGCCAGGCAATGAGCAAGCTCTCTTCGGCGGCAAAAGCGGAGCTGCGTAACCGCGAGCTGGGCTTTATTTACCAGTTCCACCATCTGCTGCCGGACTTTACCGCGCTGGAAAACGTGGCGATGCCGCTGCTTATCGGCAAGAAAAAGCAGGAAGAGGTGCAGCAGCGTGCGCTGGAGATGCTGGCCGCCGTTGGCCTGGATCACCGCAGCAACCACCGTCCTTCTGAGCTGTCCGGCGGGGAGCGTCAGCGCGTGGCGATTGCCCGTGCGCTGGTGAATAATCCGCGCCTGGTGCTGGCGGATGAGCCGACCGGTAACCTGGATGCGCGCAATGCCGACAGTATTTTCGAGCTGCTGGGCGAGCTGAACGTGCGCCAGGGCACCGCTTTCCTGGTCGTCACTCATGACCTGCAGCTGGCTAAGCGTATGTCCCGCCAGCTGGAAATGCGCGATGGCCGCCTGACCCACGAGCTGACCTTGATGGGAGCGCAGTAA
- the lolC gene encoding lipoprotein-releasing ABC transporter permease subunit LolC — MYQPVALFIGLRYMRGRAADRFGRFVSWLSTIGITLGVMALVTVLSVMNGFERELQNNILGLMPQALITSPSGSINPQQLPSDSLKLQGVTRIAPLTTGDVVLQSARSVGVGVMLGVQPDEKDPLSPYLINVKQADLVAGQYNVILGEQLAVSLGVKRGETIRIMVPSASQFTPMGRLPSQRLFNVIGTFAANSEVDGYQMLVNQQDASRLMRYPAGNITGWRLWLAEPLKVDVLSSQTLPQGTEWKDWRERKGELFQAVRMEKNMMGLLLSLIVAVAAFNIITSLGLLVMEKQGEVAILQTQGLTRRQIMTVFMVQGAGAGVIGALLGALLGALLASQLNNLMPIIGILLDGAALPVAIEPLQVVVIAIVAMAIALLSTLYPSWRAAATQPAEALRYE; from the coding sequence ATGTATCAACCTGTCGCGTTATTTATAGGCCTGCGCTATATGCGTGGGCGAGCAGCGGACCGCTTCGGCCGCTTCGTCTCCTGGCTGTCGACGATTGGCATCACCCTTGGGGTGATGGCGCTGGTCACGGTTCTTTCGGTCATGAATGGCTTCGAGCGCGAGCTGCAAAACAACATCCTGGGGCTGATGCCGCAGGCGTTGATCACCTCGCCGTCCGGCTCCATCAACCCTCAACAACTTCCCTCAGACTCCCTGAAGCTTCAGGGCGTGACGCGTATTGCGCCGCTGACAACCGGTGACGTGGTGCTGCAAAGCGCCCGCAGCGTTGGTGTGGGCGTGATGCTTGGCGTGCAGCCGGACGAAAAAGATCCGCTCTCTCCGTACCTGATCAACGTCAAGCAGGCCGACCTGGTGGCCGGGCAGTACAACGTCATCCTCGGTGAGCAGCTTGCCGTGTCGCTGGGCGTTAAGCGCGGCGAAACCATCCGTATCATGGTGCCGTCAGCCAGCCAGTTCACGCCGATGGGGCGCCTGCCGAGCCAGCGCCTGTTCAACGTGATTGGCACCTTCGCGGCAAACAGCGAAGTGGACGGCTACCAGATGCTGGTTAACCAGCAGGATGCCTCGCGCCTGATGCGCTACCCGGCGGGCAATATCACCGGCTGGCGTCTGTGGCTGGCCGAGCCGCTCAAGGTTGATGTGCTGAGTAGCCAAACGCTGCCGCAGGGCACCGAGTGGAAAGACTGGCGCGAGCGCAAAGGCGAGCTGTTCCAGGCCGTGCGCATGGAGAAAAATATGATGGGGCTGCTGCTTAGCCTGATTGTTGCCGTCGCCGCGTTTAACATCATTACCTCTCTCGGCCTGCTGGTGATGGAGAAGCAGGGCGAAGTGGCTATTCTGCAAACCCAGGGGCTGACTCGCCGCCAGATCATGACGGTGTTTATGGTTCAGGGCGCAGGCGCTGGCGTGATTGGTGCCCTGCTGGGTGCCCTGCTGGGTGCGCTGCTTGCCAGCCAGCTGAATAATTTAATGCCGATCATCGGCATTCTGCTTGATGGCGCGGCCCTGCCGGTCGCTATCGAGCCGTTACAGGTTGTGGTGATTGCCATTGTGGCGATGGCCATTGCTCTGCTCTCCACGCTTTACCCTTCGTGGCGCGCCGCCGCGACCCAACCCGCTGAGGCTTTACGTTATGAGTAA
- a CDS encoding acyltransferase family protein translates to MKKKQLWINQIKGLCICLVVIYHSVITFYPHLTAPGPGLNQYVAKLWVYLNLYLAPFRMPVFFFISGYLITRYINEVRWRDSVDKRLWSIFYVLLLWGLIQWVALTHLNQWLAPDIDRNPASNAAYADSLGQFAISMAKASTSLWYLYALLVYFILFKALRRYRIPVIVLLMSINLLIAFVPLPWWGLNSVARNMVYYGLGAWFGPLLMAWMKDFRFSQHPFICAAVAPGSLALYFVNVPLVISLVSIVVILRVFYLLNGWREAREDGFLNVVGSNTIAIYTTHRILIEALSLVTLAKINSGELSDTLVLAILLVYPFVSLGICTLAGLGFRRLSVALFGDLFFSPPAQIATRS, encoded by the coding sequence ATGAAGAAAAAGCAACTCTGGATCAACCAAATCAAAGGATTATGCATTTGCCTGGTGGTTATCTACCATTCGGTGATCACTTTCTACCCTCACCTCACGGCTCCCGGGCCAGGCCTCAATCAGTACGTCGCTAAGCTGTGGGTTTACCTCAATCTCTATCTCGCCCCCTTCCGTATGCCGGTGTTCTTCTTTATCTCTGGCTACCTGATCACCCGTTATATTAACGAGGTCAGGTGGCGCGACAGCGTGGACAAGCGGCTGTGGAGTATTTTCTACGTGCTGCTGCTGTGGGGCCTGATTCAATGGGTCGCCCTTACGCACCTCAACCAGTGGCTGGCGCCGGATATTGATCGCAACCCGGCGTCGAACGCCGCCTACGCGGACTCACTCGGGCAGTTCGCCATCAGCATGGCGAAGGCGAGCACCAGCCTGTGGTATCTCTACGCCCTGCTGGTTTACTTTATTCTGTTTAAGGCGCTGCGCCGCTACCGCATCCCGGTGATAGTTCTGCTGATGAGCATCAACCTTCTCATCGCCTTTGTACCGCTGCCTTGGTGGGGACTGAACAGCGTGGCACGGAACATGGTGTATTACGGCCTCGGCGCATGGTTTGGCCCTTTGCTGATGGCCTGGATGAAGGACTTCCGCTTTTCGCAACATCCGTTTATCTGCGCCGCCGTAGCCCCAGGCTCGCTGGCGCTTTATTTTGTGAACGTGCCGCTGGTGATTTCGCTGGTGTCGATCGTGGTCATCCTGCGCGTGTTCTATCTGCTGAACGGCTGGCGCGAAGCACGTGAAGACGGCTTTCTTAACGTTGTCGGCTCCAACACCATCGCCATCTATACCACGCACCGCATTTTGATTGAGGCCTTAAGCCTTGTGACGCTGGCCAAAATCAACAGCGGCGAGCTTTCCGACACGCTGGTGCTGGCGATTCTGCTGGTCTATCCGTTTGTCAGCCTCGGCATTTGTACTCTGGCCGGCCTCGGCTTCCGCAGGCTCTCCGTCGCCCTGTTCGGCGATCTGTTTTTCTCTCCGCCCGCACAGATCGCCACCCGTTCCTGA